Proteins from a single region of Streptomyces vinaceus:
- a CDS encoding non-ribosomal peptide synthetase, with the protein MTTAQVEPSTTTSSNAPGGLSPAARRLLEMRLRGKASAAPAGIPRLDPRPALAPLSAAQQRLYFLDQLDPGGVEYLMPAAWRFTGPLDTAALSAAIGDLTARHEQLRVVFSHEDGVPAQRVLPAADAAGLDVVDLPPAVREGGPGAIAAAVREVALRPFDLAAAPPFRATLLRIGAEDHVLVLAMHHIVSDGWSLDILTGDLGACYRARCQGRAPQLPQPPVDYTDYAHWQRGADESADLDYWRRALAGLTPLELPTDHPRPAVRSSAGAVHTVELPEGLTAALAELGRRADTTSYMTLMAAFQAALAFHSGQDDIAIGTVVANRERPEIEQLVGFFVNTLVIRTDLAGDPTSAQLLARTRESVLGALSHQSLPFERVVDELSPERDLSRNPLFQVLFSHSATAQQGGYALGGATGTPFPIDLTTAKFDLTLDVSEDADRIRLRFVYRPDLFDAASVARLAEHTLAVLRAFAEAPDVPLGMADLLTADERAALLGPDGPANRPPAGAVPEPAPRLAMERLAERIRLAPASVAVSGGGRSLTYAELDAASLALARRLRAAGIGPESLVGVCLGRSVDLAVALLGVWRAGAAYLPLDPAHPRARREFTVGDAGVEWVVTDAVGRAAVEGLPVGLIPLADPAGAPSCDPGDGPGEDTEDLHCAVPGPQALAYVIYTSGSTGQPKGVEITHGNLAWLLGAADHHFDFGADDVWTLLHSPAFDFSVWELWAPLASGGRVVVLTEDEVRDPAAVHAVLRDERVTVLNQTPAAFKGLRAHLAQQGAGFSELALRTVVFGGDAFDARDYRDWFAVPEDRRPALVNMYGITETTVHVTYRLITEEDTVSPVYSPIGRPLAGQHGYVLDRAGRLVPHGTVGELYVSGGGVARGYRNRPQLSAERFPLDPFGPAGTRMYRTGDLVRVLPDGQLAYAGRADHQVKIRGFRIEPGEIETALRALPGVRDAAVVARPDAHGGARLVAHVVLTEGRPLDAPDLRDRLRLTLPEYMVPALFVRHAKLPITANGKVDRTSLVAVAVEGAAAPAGYVPPAGAAEEALARIWSDVLGAERISRTANFFDLGGDSMLALRVIGQVRNAGLGLSVPDLFRARTLGDLAALATEAAEGTGPAPVEPFSQLDPADAARLPQGLDDAYPLTMLQAGMLHEMLADPGRGAYHNVTDLKITVPEGFDLAAFQAAVDTVVRGHSILRSSIDLVSFSEPLQLVHSAAALPVGYSDLRGLPHAQQWASVRGYVDAEFARRFDLAAPPLVRIHLHHLTDRELRLTLTDCHVVLDGWSLTSLIADLLDLHRQAVAQGRSPELPPAPPYAEYVALERAALVDEEGLEYWRTALADLSPVRFTRRGTEASDGGQFVHEVRRSYAALAEPIGRLARLAGVPRRTVLLCAFHHTMSLFAERDGSAEGHSVGLVTNGRPEVPGADRMRGLFLNTVPFGVRRPRGSWLEYLKAAFAAEQEMLPYRRVPLARLAQLRPGQPSLADTLFNYVNFHRLSGDSWDDSLEIARTAFPLMLNASVESFTLDVDPDYLAPATAEQLADLMCGVLKAMTARPQAPVTAPVLAGEARMRALEEWGRGPELPNTSLMFHECVAEHAVLTPGAVAVRQGDREVTYAELDASVHRLADRLRALGVGPEVPVGICLDRGPEMVRAVLGVLRAGGAFLPLESQHPADRLKFIVEDSGMPVLITQSSLVGTVPFDGPTLVVDDPATWAAPAGPAVPAPAVTADNAAYVLYTSGSTGTPKGVTIAHRSLTNMLEGQRDLFPVTPADRVLQFASLSFDVSIMDLTWALANGAQLCTPPREALRAGSDLAQTLLDYGITVAMLAPSALAALGEDRFPAIRILQVAGEACPAELAQKWARGRRFYNVYGLTETAVWSVSTLLKPDCKRPPIGWPMRNTQVYVLDEDLQPVPVGVQGEVYLGGRAIGRGYVNRPDLTAAAFVPDPYGAPGARLCRTGDIGVQLPDGAVEVLGRRDSQVKLRGFRIELGEIEHGLRELPQVQQAVVLLRRDLPEPALVAYVVPEAGVEPVVEPFRQALRAKVPAYMVPARFVFLDAMPVNSSGKVDKKALPLPAADRLGSATDYVAPGTPAEVVLAEVWRTVLGIEQVGVHDDFFALGGSSLSTVRVAAQAAARGLSVSVRDLLELPTIARLAARAAQTAARAPETAGAKAVTSEVRLREGDGAPLWCVHPSGGSGAWYVPLARALPPGRPVRAFQARGLLGGVDPTTIAGIAANYAAELAAHGGHGPHDLLGWSMGANIALEMATQLHGAGHTVAPLTLIEPHLPHPASRERLAAVSRDMERALRMRDRVRTLPPSAEREAAVAELTTLLLGAGMSPGEAALVEHAPIEVWHSLLTALSAYELRPYPGHVHLLVGSAAAELPDGEPMPGLDVDFRTYVERWREIALGGLTVHVTEGDHMSMMSERLMHKTAAALGRIQSEARR; encoded by the coding sequence ATGACCACTGCACAGGTCGAACCCTCCACCACCACCTCGTCGAACGCCCCCGGCGGCCTCTCCCCCGCCGCCCGCCGGCTCCTCGAAATGCGCCTGCGCGGCAAGGCCTCCGCCGCGCCCGCCGGAATCCCGCGCCTGGACCCGCGCCCCGCCCTGGCTCCCCTGTCGGCCGCCCAGCAGCGCCTGTACTTCCTCGACCAGCTCGACCCCGGCGGCGTCGAGTACCTGATGCCCGCCGCCTGGCGGTTCACCGGGCCCCTGGACACCGCCGCGCTCAGCGCCGCGATCGGGGACCTCACCGCCCGCCACGAGCAGCTGCGGGTGGTCTTCTCCCACGAGGACGGCGTGCCCGCCCAGCGCGTGCTGCCCGCCGCCGACGCGGCCGGCCTCGACGTGGTGGACCTGCCCCCGGCGGTCCGCGAGGGCGGCCCCGGGGCGATCGCCGCGGCCGTGCGGGAGGTGGCGCTGCGCCCCTTCGACCTGGCGGCCGCGCCCCCGTTCCGGGCCACGCTGCTGCGGATCGGCGCCGAGGACCACGTCCTGGTCCTGGCCATGCACCACATCGTCTCGGACGGCTGGTCGCTGGACATCCTGACGGGCGACCTCGGCGCCTGCTACCGCGCCAGATGCCAGGGCCGGGCCCCGCAGCTCCCCCAGCCGCCGGTCGACTACACCGACTACGCGCACTGGCAGCGCGGCGCGGACGAGAGCGCCGACCTGGACTACTGGCGCCGGGCGCTGGCCGGTCTGACCCCGCTCGAACTGCCCACCGACCACCCGCGGCCCGCCGTCCGCAGCTCCGCCGGCGCCGTGCACACGGTGGAGCTCCCCGAGGGGCTGACGGCGGCGCTGGCCGAGCTCGGCCGCCGGGCCGACACCACCTCGTACATGACCCTGATGGCGGCCTTCCAGGCGGCGCTGGCCTTCCACAGCGGCCAGGACGACATCGCGATCGGCACGGTCGTCGCCAACCGGGAGCGCCCGGAGATCGAGCAGCTGGTCGGGTTCTTCGTGAACACCCTGGTCATCCGGACCGACCTGGCGGGTGACCCGACCTCGGCCCAGCTCCTCGCCCGGACCCGGGAGAGCGTCCTGGGCGCCCTGTCCCACCAGAGCCTGCCCTTCGAGCGGGTCGTCGACGAGCTCAGCCCCGAGCGGGACCTGTCGCGCAACCCCCTGTTCCAGGTGCTGTTCTCGCACTCCGCCACCGCGCAGCAGGGCGGGTACGCCCTGGGCGGTGCGACGGGCACGCCCTTCCCCATCGACCTGACCACCGCGAAGTTCGACCTGACGCTGGACGTCAGCGAGGACGCGGACCGCATCCGGCTGCGTTTCGTCTACCGCCCCGACCTGTTCGACGCGGCTTCGGTGGCCCGGCTGGCCGAGCACACCCTCGCGGTGCTGCGGGCCTTCGCCGAGGCCCCGGACGTGCCGCTCGGCATGGCCGATCTGCTCACCGCCGACGAGCGGGCCGCGCTGCTCGGCCCCGACGGCCCGGCCAACCGCCCGCCGGCGGGCGCCGTGCCCGAGCCGGCGCCGCGGCTCGCGATGGAGCGGCTGGCCGAGCGGATCCGGCTGGCCCCCGCCTCCGTGGCCGTCTCCGGCGGCGGCCGCAGCCTGACGTACGCCGAGCTCGACGCGGCCTCGCTGGCCCTGGCCCGGCGGCTGCGGGCGGCGGGCATCGGTCCGGAGTCCCTGGTCGGGGTGTGCCTGGGCCGCTCGGTCGACCTGGCCGTCGCGCTGCTGGGCGTATGGCGGGCCGGTGCGGCGTACCTGCCGCTGGACCCCGCCCACCCGCGGGCCCGGCGGGAGTTCACGGTCGGTGACGCCGGGGTGGAGTGGGTGGTCACCGACGCGGTCGGCCGCGCGGCGGTCGAGGGGCTGCCGGTGGGCCTGATCCCGCTGGCCGATCCCGCCGGAGCCCCCTCCTGCGACCCCGGCGACGGCCCGGGCGAGGACACCGAGGACCTGCACTGCGCCGTCCCCGGGCCGCAGGCCCTCGCGTACGTCATCTACACCTCCGGTTCGACCGGGCAGCCCAAGGGCGTCGAGATCACCCACGGCAACCTGGCCTGGCTGCTGGGCGCCGCCGACCACCACTTCGACTTCGGCGCCGACGACGTGTGGACGCTCCTGCACTCCCCCGCCTTCGACTTCTCCGTCTGGGAGCTGTGGGCCCCGCTGGCCTCCGGCGGGCGCGTGGTGGTGCTGACCGAGGACGAGGTCCGCGATCCGGCGGCCGTCCACGCCGTCCTGCGCGACGAACGCGTCACCGTCCTGAACCAGACCCCTGCCGCCTTCAAGGGACTGCGGGCCCATCTGGCCCAGCAGGGAGCGGGATTCTCCGAGCTCGCGCTGCGCACGGTGGTCTTCGGCGGCGACGCCTTCGACGCCCGCGACTACCGCGACTGGTTCGCCGTGCCCGAGGACCGTCGGCCCGCGCTCGTGAACATGTACGGGATCACCGAGACGACCGTGCACGTCACCTACCGGCTGATCACCGAGGAGGACACGGTCTCGCCCGTGTACTCGCCGATCGGCCGCCCCCTGGCCGGCCAGCACGGCTACGTCCTGGACCGGGCGGGCCGCCTGGTGCCGCACGGCACCGTGGGCGAGCTCTACGTGTCCGGCGGCGGCGTGGCCCGCGGCTACCGCAACCGGCCCCAGCTGTCCGCCGAGCGCTTCCCCCTCGACCCCTTCGGTCCCGCCGGCACCCGCATGTACCGCACCGGTGACCTGGTACGGGTGCTGCCCGACGGGCAGTTGGCGTACGCCGGCCGCGCCGACCACCAGGTCAAGATCCGCGGCTTCCGCATCGAGCCCGGCGAGATCGAGACCGCGCTGCGCGCCCTGCCCGGCGTCCGGGACGCCGCGGTGGTGGCCCGGCCCGACGCGCACGGCGGGGCCCGCCTGGTCGCCCACGTGGTGCTGACCGAGGGCCGGCCGCTGGACGCGCCGGACCTGCGCGACCGGCTGCGCCTGACGCTGCCGGAGTACATGGTGCCCGCGCTGTTCGTCCGGCACGCGAAGCTGCCGATCACCGCCAACGGCAAGGTGGACCGCACCTCCCTGGTGGCGGTGGCCGTCGAGGGGGCCGCCGCACCCGCCGGGTACGTCCCGCCGGCCGGTGCGGCGGAGGAGGCGCTGGCCCGCATCTGGTCGGACGTGCTGGGCGCCGAGCGGATCAGCCGTACCGCGAACTTCTTCGACCTGGGCGGCGATTCGATGCTGGCCCTGCGGGTGATCGGGCAGGTCCGCAACGCCGGTCTGGGCCTGAGCGTGCCGGACCTGTTCCGGGCCCGCACCCTGGGCGACCTCGCCGCGCTGGCGACCGAGGCGGCCGAGGGCACCGGTCCCGCGCCCGTGGAGCCGTTCTCCCAGCTGGACCCGGCCGACGCGGCGCGGCTGCCGCAGGGCCTGGACGACGCGTACCCGCTGACCATGCTCCAGGCCGGGATGCTGCACGAGATGCTGGCCGATCCGGGCCGCGGCGCCTACCACAACGTCACCGACCTCAAGATCACCGTGCCGGAGGGCTTCGACCTCGCCGCCTTCCAGGCCGCGGTGGACACCGTGGTGCGCGGCCACAGCATCCTGCGCTCCTCCATCGACCTGGTCTCCTTCTCCGAGCCGCTCCAGCTGGTGCACTCCGCCGCCGCGCTCCCGGTCGGCTACAGCGATCTGCGGGGCCTGCCGCACGCGCAGCAGTGGGCCTCGGTACGGGGCTACGTGGACGCCGAGTTCGCCCGGCGCTTCGACCTGGCGGCCCCGCCGCTGGTCCGCATCCACCTCCACCACCTCACCGACCGGGAGCTGCGGCTCACGCTCACCGACTGCCACGTGGTCCTCGACGGCTGGAGCCTGACCTCGCTCATCGCCGACCTGCTGGACCTGCACCGGCAGGCCGTGGCCCAGGGCCGGAGCCCGGAGCTGCCGCCGGCGCCCCCGTACGCCGAGTACGTGGCGCTGGAGCGGGCCGCACTGGTCGACGAGGAGGGTCTGGAGTACTGGCGGACGGCGCTCGCGGACCTGAGCCCGGTCCGGTTCACCCGGCGCGGTACGGAGGCCTCGGACGGCGGGCAGTTCGTGCACGAGGTGCGCCGCTCGTACGCCGCCCTCGCGGAGCCGATCGGCCGGCTGGCGCGGTTGGCCGGAGTGCCCCGCCGCACCGTCCTGCTCTGCGCGTTCCACCACACCATGAGCCTGTTCGCCGAACGCGACGGCTCCGCCGAGGGCCACTCGGTGGGCCTGGTCACCAACGGCCGGCCCGAGGTGCCGGGCGCCGACCGGATGCGCGGGCTGTTCCTGAACACCGTGCCGTTCGGGGTGCGCCGGCCCCGGGGCAGCTGGCTGGAGTACCTGAAGGCCGCGTTCGCGGCCGAGCAGGAGATGCTCCCGTACCGCAGGGTGCCGCTGGCGCGGCTCGCGCAGCTGCGGCCCGGTCAGCCGAGCCTGGCGGACACCCTGTTCAACTACGTGAACTTCCACCGGCTGTCCGGGGACAGCTGGGACGACTCGCTGGAGATCGCCCGCACCGCGTTCCCGCTGATGCTCAACGCGAGCGTGGAGTCCTTCACCCTCGACGTCGACCCGGACTACCTGGCCCCGGCCACCGCCGAGCAGCTGGCCGACCTGATGTGCGGGGTGCTGAAGGCGATGACCGCGCGGCCGCAGGCCCCGGTGACGGCGCCGGTGCTGGCCGGCGAGGCGCGGATGCGGGCGCTGGAGGAGTGGGGCCGCGGCCCCGAACTGCCCAACACCTCGCTGATGTTCCACGAGTGCGTGGCCGAGCACGCCGTGCTCACGCCCGGCGCGGTGGCCGTCCGGCAGGGAGACCGCGAGGTCACGTACGCCGAACTGGACGCCTCCGTGCACCGGTTGGCGGACCGGCTGCGGGCGCTCGGGGTCGGTCCTGAGGTACCCGTCGGCATCTGCCTCGACCGGGGTCCGGAGATGGTCCGGGCCGTGCTCGGCGTGCTCCGCGCGGGCGGGGCCTTCCTGCCGCTGGAGTCGCAGCACCCCGCCGACCGGCTGAAGTTCATCGTCGAGGACAGCGGGATGCCGGTGCTGATCACCCAGTCCTCGCTGGTGGGGACGGTGCCGTTCGACGGCCCGACCCTGGTCGTGGACGACCCGGCGACCTGGGCGGCTCCGGCCGGTCCCGCGGTCCCGGCGCCCGCCGTCACCGCGGACAACGCGGCCTACGTCCTCTACACCTCCGGCTCCACGGGCACGCCCAAGGGCGTCACCATCGCGCACCGCAGCCTGACCAACATGCTGGAGGGGCAGCGCGACCTGTTCCCCGTGACCCCCGCCGACCGGGTGCTCCAGTTCGCCTCCCTCAGCTTCGACGTCTCGATCATGGACCTGACCTGGGCCCTGGCGAACGGCGCCCAGCTGTGCACACCGCCCCGGGAGGCCCTGCGCGCGGGCTCCGACCTCGCGCAGACCCTGCTCGACTACGGGATCACCGTCGCGATGCTGGCCCCGAGCGCCCTGGCGGCCCTCGGCGAGGACCGCTTCCCCGCGATCCGGATCCTCCAGGTCGCCGGCGAGGCCTGCCCGGCCGAACTGGCCCAGAAGTGGGCGCGCGGACGGCGGTTCTACAACGTCTACGGGCTCACCGAGACGGCCGTGTGGTCCGTCTCCACCCTCCTCAAGCCGGACTGCAAGCGCCCGCCGATCGGCTGGCCCATGCGGAACACGCAGGTCTACGTCCTCGACGAGGACCTCCAGCCGGTCCCCGTCGGGGTGCAGGGCGAGGTCTACCTCGGCGGGCGCGCGATCGGCCGGGGCTACGTGAACCGCCCCGACCTGACCGCCGCCGCGTTCGTCCCCGACCCGTACGGCGCCCCCGGCGCCCGGCTGTGCCGCACCGGCGACATCGGCGTCCAGCTGCCCGACGGCGCGGTGGAGGTCCTCGGCCGCCGCGACAGCCAGGTGAAGCTGCGCGGGTTCCGCATCGAGCTCGGCGAGATCGAGCACGGGCTGCGCGAACTGCCCCAGGTGCAGCAGGCGGTGGTCCTGCTGCGGCGGGACCTGCCGGAGCCGGCGCTGGTGGCGTACGTGGTGCCCGAGGCGGGCGTGGAACCCGTCGTGGAGCCCTTCCGCCAGGCGCTGCGGGCCAAGGTGCCCGCGTACATGGTCCCCGCGCGGTTCGTCTTCCTCGACGCGATGCCGGTCAACAGCAGCGGCAAGGTGGACAAGAAGGCCCTTCCGCTGCCCGCGGCCGACCGGCTGGGCAGCGCCACCGACTACGTCGCGCCGGGCACCCCGGCCGAGGTGGTGCTCGCCGAGGTGTGGCGCACGGTGCTCGGCATCGAACAGGTCGGTGTCCACGACGACTTCTTCGCCCTCGGCGGCAGTTCGCTCTCGACCGTCCGGGTCGCCGCCCAGGCGGCCGCCCGGGGGCTGAGCGTCTCCGTACGGGACCTGCTGGAACTGCCGACGATCGCCCGGCTCGCCGCCCGCGCCGCGCAGACGGCGGCGCGGGCCCCGGAGACCGCCGGCGCCAAGGCCGTCACCTCGGAGGTCCGGCTGCGCGAGGGCGACGGCGCCCCGCTGTGGTGCGTGCACCCCAGCGGCGGCAGCGGCGCCTGGTACGTGCCGCTCGCCCGGGCCCTGCCGCCCGGCCGGCCGGTCCGGGCCTTCCAGGCCCGCGGCCTGCTCGGCGGGGTGGACCCGACCACCATCGCCGGGATCGCGGCCAACTACGCCGCCGAGCTCGCCGCCCACGGCGGGCACGGCCCGCACGACCTGCTGGGCTGGTCCATGGGCGCCAACATCGCCCTGGAGATGGCCACCCAGCTCCACGGGGCCGGTCACACCGTCGCCCCGCTCACGCTGATCGAGCCGCACCTGCCCCACCCGGCCTCCCGCGAACGCCTCGCGGCGGTCAGCCGGGACATGGAGCGGGCGCTGCGGATGCGCGACCGTGTCCGTACGCTGCCGCCGTCGGCGGAGCGGGAGGCGGCCGTGGCCGAGCTCACCACCCTGCTCCTGGGGGCCGGTATGAGCCCCGGCGAGGCGGCCCTGGTGGAGCACGCCCCCATCGAGGTCTGGCACTCGCTGCTGACCGCCCTGTCCGCGTACGAACTGCGCCCCTACCCCGGCCACGTCCACCTCCTGGTGGGCAGCGCGGCCGCGGAACTGCCCGACGGCGAACCGATGCCAGGGCTGGACGTGGACTTCCGCACCTACGTCGAACGCTGGCGCGAGATCGCGCTCGGCGGGCTGACCGTCCACGTCACCGAAGGCGACCACATGTCCATGATGTCCGAACGGCTGATGCACAAGACCGCTGCTGCGCTCGGCCGGATCCAGTCGGAGGCACGCCGATGA
- a CDS encoding cytochrome P450, producing MTVLTTNTAADATARTSPLVCPVTGHTAPPAAPAAAPRITPAAPAAPAAPFTERYLLDPAVNADPYGYLNSLRDHDPVYWSAMHRAWLVTGHAQLMHCLRAPAVSAERVRPLMDAVPEGAREDAERAFGILSRWMVFNDAPQHRRLRQVFQEQFAARSIGRYRAFVERATRAMLARRAVPGRTGDLVADIARPLPALVFARWLGVPQAHGPSFWYWNARVGDLVLGAAQEEREYRTSLQSLVNLDDYLADLVAQRRADPKDDLISAVLAGGQIGKSVSEEEFVGMLTQMAFAGGETTSNLIVNAVLALLEHPEQLAAVREDPALVPMAVEEAMRFDGPSKMSIRTAARDFDLDGRSVRAEDRLFLVTAAANRDPGRFSDPDAFDVRRGSASHLGFGFGAHFCIGAAFARLVAGAVVDVLVREYPGLELLGAQHTWQPSLLNRALTALPVRY from the coding sequence ATGACCGTCCTGACCACGAACACGGCCGCGGACGCGACCGCGCGGACGTCCCCCCTGGTGTGCCCGGTGACCGGGCACACCGCCCCGCCGGCCGCACCGGCCGCCGCCCCGCGCATCACGCCGGCGGCCCCCGCGGCCCCCGCGGCCCCCTTCACCGAGCGCTACCTCCTCGACCCCGCCGTCAACGCGGACCCGTACGGGTACCTCAACTCCCTGCGCGACCACGACCCCGTGTACTGGTCCGCCATGCACCGGGCCTGGCTCGTCACCGGGCACGCCCAGCTGATGCACTGCCTGCGCGCCCCCGCCGTCTCCGCCGAGCGGGTGCGCCCGCTGATGGACGCCGTGCCGGAGGGCGCCCGCGAGGACGCCGAGCGGGCCTTCGGGATCCTGTCGCGCTGGATGGTGTTCAACGACGCCCCGCAGCACCGGCGGCTGCGCCAGGTGTTCCAGGAGCAGTTCGCGGCCCGCTCGATCGGCCGCTACCGGGCCTTCGTCGAGCGCGCCACCCGCGCCATGCTCGCCCGCCGCGCCGTCCCGGGCCGGACCGGGGACCTCGTCGCCGACATCGCCCGGCCGTTGCCCGCGCTCGTCTTCGCCCGCTGGCTGGGCGTCCCCCAGGCGCACGGCCCCTCCTTCTGGTACTGGAACGCCCGCGTAGGCGACCTGGTCCTCGGGGCCGCGCAGGAGGAGCGCGAGTACCGCACCTCGCTCCAGTCCCTGGTCAACCTGGACGACTACCTCGCCGACCTGGTGGCTCAGCGCCGCGCCGACCCGAAGGACGACCTGATCAGCGCCGTGCTGGCGGGCGGTCAGATCGGGAAGTCGGTCAGCGAGGAGGAATTCGTCGGGATGCTGACCCAGATGGCCTTCGCCGGCGGCGAGACCACCAGCAACCTCATCGTCAACGCCGTGCTCGCCCTGCTGGAGCACCCCGAGCAGCTGGCCGCCGTACGGGAGGACCCGGCGCTGGTGCCGATGGCGGTGGAGGAGGCCATGCGCTTCGACGGCCCGTCCAAGATGTCGATCCGCACCGCCGCCCGGGACTTCGACCTCGACGGGCGCTCCGTGCGCGCCGAGGACCGGCTCTTCCTGGTCACGGCCGCCGCCAACCGGGACCCCGGGCGCTTCTCCGACCCGGACGCGTTCGACGTCCGCCGAGGCAGCGCCTCGCACCTCGGGTTCGGCTTCGGCGCCCACTTCTGCATCGGGGCGGCCTTCGCCCGGCTGGTGGCGGGCGCGGTGGTCGACGTACTGGTTCGCGAGTACCCGGGGCTGGAGCTGCTCGGCGCACAGCATACCTGGCAGCCCTCCCTCCTCAACCGCGCGCTGACGGCCCTGCCCGTCCGCTACTGA
- a CDS encoding MFS transporter: protein MASTLVDARDRLSAPARLPSFRLLWLGQSLSLLGDGFSYIAFSWITLGLTQSTLALGYVLAFQAVPRALLTLVGGSLSDTWSSRTLMKLSSWARAALMAGVGLAGLAGSLTLWTLCCAAAAFGAVDAFFQPARASILPSVVDEEQLAPANALLAVGTKVAAVLGPAVGGMVVAFSNASVAFLVDAVCFALCGVCVAGIRPRPRPAGAAADEKGPAAGAAPAGAEVSLGARIRAGLRYAFEDPRIRTILAVDAAVTFCQAGPFTVGFATLAKVDLHGGSATLGLLNGALAGGAMLGTLVGGAVGGRPRIGLLIAALAGWLAIGTGLLGFVGNTAGALATVLAMGFGMGFQGVFGLSWIQRTIDGPVLSRVISVDMVIGYAVAPLSLIVCGALAQSGTAAMFTVSAAVLAVTAVGILTSRTVREMR, encoded by the coding sequence ATGGCTTCCACTCTGGTGGACGCGCGGGACCGGCTGAGCGCCCCCGCACGCCTGCCCTCGTTCCGGCTGCTGTGGCTCGGACAGTCGCTGTCCCTGCTCGGCGACGGATTCAGCTACATCGCCTTCTCCTGGATCACGCTCGGTCTCACGCAGTCCACGCTGGCCCTCGGGTACGTCCTCGCCTTCCAGGCGGTGCCGCGGGCCCTGCTGACCCTGGTCGGCGGCTCCCTCAGCGACACCTGGTCCTCGCGGACCCTGATGAAGCTCTCCAGCTGGGCCCGGGCCGCCCTGATGGCGGGCGTGGGCCTGGCCGGTCTGGCCGGCTCCCTGACGCTGTGGACGCTGTGCTGCGCCGCCGCCGCCTTCGGGGCGGTCGACGCCTTCTTCCAGCCGGCCCGGGCATCGATCCTGCCCTCGGTGGTCGACGAGGAGCAGCTGGCGCCGGCCAACGCCCTGCTCGCGGTCGGCACCAAGGTGGCGGCGGTGCTCGGCCCGGCCGTCGGGGGCATGGTGGTGGCCTTCTCCAACGCCTCCGTCGCCTTCCTCGTCGACGCGGTGTGCTTCGCGCTCTGCGGTGTGTGCGTGGCGGGGATCCGCCCGCGGCCGCGGCCGGCGGGCGCCGCCGCCGACGAGAAGGGTCCGGCCGCGGGCGCCGCCCCGGCCGGGGCCGAGGTCTCGCTGGGCGCCCGGATCCGCGCCGGGCTGCGGTACGCCTTCGAGGACCCGCGCATCCGTACGATCCTGGCCGTCGACGCGGCGGTCACCTTCTGCCAGGCGGGGCCGTTCACGGTGGGCTTCGCGACCCTGGCCAAGGTCGACCTGCACGGCGGCTCGGCCACCCTGGGCCTGCTCAACGGCGCGCTGGCCGGCGGGGCCATGCTCGGCACCCTGGTCGGCGGGGCCGTGGGCGGCCGGCCGCGGATCGGGCTGCTGATCGCCGCTCTGGCGGGCTGGCTGGCGATCGGCACGGGGCTGCTGGGCTTCGTCGGCAACACGGCCGGGGCCCTCGCGACGGTGCTCGCGATGGGCTTCGGGATGGGCTTCCAGGGGGTCTTCGGCCTCAGCTGGATCCAGCGCACGATCGACGGCCCGGTGCTGAGCCGGGTGATCTCGGTGGACATGGTGATCGGCTACGCGGTGGCCCCGCTCTCCCTGATCGTCTGCGGGGCCCTGGCCCAGTCGGGCACCGCCGCGATGTTCACCGTCTCGGCGGCGGTCCTGGCGGTGACGGCGGTCGGCATCCTCACCTCGCGCACGGTCCGCGAGATGCGATGA